CATAAGCAATTGTTCTGTCGAATGATTCACGAGCATTTTTAAGGTTTTTTGATAAACGTTTCGCCATTATTCTTCTCCTTCATTAGCTTTTTTCTCATCACTATGAGTTGTTACTTCTATGCTTTGACCTTTTGTTTCAACTAAGTTAGCTGAATCAGCTTCAAGCGCAGCTGCTTTAGCACTTGCCAATGCTTCAGCTTTTGCTGCTGCTTTAGCTGCTGCTTTAGCTTTAAAAATATCATCATATCCTTCAACTAAAACACCCATTTGTTTCGCTGTTCCAGCAACAATTGCCATAGCAGCATCAACATCTTTTGTGTTTAAATCTGGTAATTTATATTCAGCAATTTCTCTTAATTGTTCTTTTGTAATTGTAGCTACAATTGTAGTTTTAGCATTTTTTGATCCAGATTGAATTTTTGCCGCTTGTTTAATTTTGTATGAAGCTGGTGAAGTAAAAAGTTTAAATTCAAAAGTTTTATCTTTATAAACTGTAATTTGTACAGGAACTGGTTCATCACCTCTATCTCTTGTTGCATCATTAAATGCCTTTGTAAATTCAGGCATATTAACACCAACACCAGCTAATGCCGGACCTGGTTTTGCTTTCCCAGCAGGGAATTGCAATTTAGCAACACGTTGTATTTCTTTTTTTGCCATTTATGTTTTATCCTTTCGATATTGTGGTCTAGCGATATAAGATATCTCCCACTAGTAGAGGCAATAATATAAATATATTGCTTTTTTATTATATTAAAAAATCATTTTTTAAAAAACAAAAACATTTTATTTTTAAACGCTGTTTTATACATTTAATTATCATTATAAACTTTTAGTTGTTTGATCAAGATTTTTAAAAAAATGCTTTTTTTTTTTTTTGTATAAATAAAAGCAAAAATTACATTAAATAAGAGTAGAAGTCTTAAATGAACAAAGACAAACAAATTAAAGATCTAAAAAATATATCAATTACTAACATAGTTTTATTATTAATAAATATTCTTTCTCTAATTATATTTTCAATTGTATTAGGTTATTATGGAGCAAAACTTATATTTGGTACTAGTAATATTGATGTATTAAATGCTATTTATAATATATCATTGGCAGAAACTATTATTTTATTTACTATTAAAGTGGCTGCATTTATATTAGCAATTATAAGTACAATAAAAGCTAGTGCAATTGCTAAAGAAAATGAAAAAATTAAGTTATTTGGTTTATGTTTATCGTTTGCAATTGTGGAGGGAATATCTCTACTATTATTTTGAATCCCGGTAGCAGGTATTTTCATCGGGGTCATTGCTCCATTTATACTAGGAATTGTAGTTTATTCAATAGCAATACATAAGACAAAAGAATATTAACAAATCTATTTTAAATACCAAAATGATATTCAGTTAAGCTGAATATTTTTAATACTTTATTATGCTTATTTAAGGTAAGTTAGTAAAAAATAATATATAATAAATGTATGAAAAAATATCTTGTAAATATTAATATCCAAAACAAAATAAAAGCTCCTGAATATTTTATTAATGAATTAAATCAAATTGTCCAAAACTTCGCAAACTATTTCGAATATGATACTAAAAAAGAAATACTTTTGGATGTATCAATCGTATCAAGAAATGAAATAAAACTTTTAAATAAACAATATCGCAACAAAGATTATATTACTGATATTCTATCATTTGATTTTGGTGATAAAGAATTGTATAATAAATTACCAATTATACATCTTGGTGAACTTATTATATGCTGAGATAGAGTTAAGCGTCAAGCAACTAAGTTTAATCATTCAATTAAAAGAGAATTTTGTTACTTATTTACACATGGTTTAATACATTTACAAGGTTATGATCATGAGATTGAAAATGAACGAATTATAATGAATAATATTGTTGATGAAATTTTTAATCCACTAGGTATTAAAAGAAAGGACTAAAATGAAATTTGAAACATTACAAGAATTATTAGAAAAGGCTTACGCACCTTATTCTAATTTTCCTGTTGCTGCAATTGCAATTGATGAAAATGGAAAAGAGTACTATGGGGTTAATGTAGAAAATGCTGCTTATCCATCTGGATTATGCGCTGAAAGAAGTGCTTTATTTGGTTCAGTTGCGTACGGCGGACCAATAGGTAAATTTAAAGAGATTCATATCATTTCTAAAAAAGATGATGAAATTAGCCCATGCGCTGGATGCAGACAAGTTATGACTGAATTTATGCCAATGGATGCATTAGTTTATCAATATTCAAATGATGGTAAAAAAGTTAGAATTAATAAATTAATTGAACTAGTTCCATATCCAATTCATATGAAAGATATTAAATAATGAAAATATGCTTTGCTAGTATTTTAGGTAGGCCAAATGTTGGAAAAAGTAGTTTAATCAATGCGATCATTGGTTATAATGTCGCCATCGTTACTGATACAGCTCAAACAACTAGAGATCAAATCACTGGAATTTATACAGAGGATGATTTTCAATTAATTTTCATAGATACTCCTGGAATTCATAAACCAGAAAATAAATTAGGAGAATCATTAAACAAATCAGCCTATGATGCAATTAAAAATGTAGATGTATTATTATTTTTAACACCAGCTGATGAAAAAATTGGGCCTGGTGATAAAATGATTTTAGAGAAAATTTCCAATCATTCACATAAAATAGCAGTTATTTCAAAAGTTTCTAAAATCAAAGGAAACCCTCAAACAATGACTCAAAAAATCCAGGAATTATCTAAATATAGTTTTGAACATATTGTTTCAACAGATGTAAATAATTTAAATTCAATTTATTCTTTAATTGATTTAATAAAAGATAATTATTCATATGAAGGTCAAGCGCAATATGATGAAGATTATGTCACAGATAAAACAATAAGATTTCTAGCAAAAGAAATAATTCGTGAATCAGCAATTAATGCCCTATATGATGAACTGCCACATTCAATAGCTGTTGAAGTTGTTGAATTTAACGAAAACGATCCAGAACACACAATAATCGATGGAATCATTTATGTTAAAAAGGACTCTCAAAAAGGAATGGTAATTGGTAAAAACGCTTCCAAGATTAAAGAGATTGGTAAAATTGCTAGAATCAAAATTATGCAACAATTACAAACAAAAGTTACTTTAACACTCAAAGTTAAAGTTGCAAAAAAGTGAAATAATGATCCTGAATCATTATCAAGATTCGGATACTAATTCTTAAAATACAAACTAAAATCTGTGTTTAACTTTTTCAACCTAGAACAAAAAAGAAGTATTTAAATAAAATCTCAATACTTCTTTTTTGTTTTTTAAGTTTTTTTTAAAATATTATATTCCTGATTCAAATAATGCAGTTTTACTAAAATCTTTAAAGAAATCGTCTTGCTGAGCTAAAACTTTAAGATTTTGTCTATAAGATTTTTCTTGATGAGGATATAAAGTTTTATCACTTGCATCAATTAAATTATGCTCTGGACCATAAAAAGGATCATTAGAATTTTGAACTAAAAAGGTAAATGCACCTCAATTTGAGGTATCTTTTATATCATTAGTTTTTGATGAAATAGAAGAATATATGCCTACAGGCATACCAAATTCATTAATTGCAAGTGATCCGCTTGCTCCATAATATAAACTACTATTTTGCACTTGTCCTTGTACTCCAATACCATATGATATGGTTTTCTCATCTAACAAGTTATTAACTTCTGCGCTATTAAGAAAACTTCTTCTTGTAAAAGCAGTGTCTTGAATCTTTGTTCCTTTAGGATAATTTTTTCAAAAATATTGATTATTTGCATTATCGTTATCTGAAGGAAAACCTGCTATATAGATTCTTTTTGCGTTAGGACTTAGGATATCCTTTTTATTGTTAAAATCTTTATATTGGTCTTTGTGACTATAAATTGAATAATAGTCATAAGAAATATAAGGTATTTTTAATTTGTCATGGTTAGGGTATTGTTTTGATGAAAATAGTGTCACATCATTTTTGATGCTATTAATTCCGTTTTTAATATGATCTAATAACTTCTTTAGGTTTTGGTCTGTTTGAGCCTGCCTTGTAAGTTCACCAAATTTAACTTTTATTGCAAAAACAGCAAAGTCTTTTCCGATCCTTTGAATTCCATCAAAATCAGGTTGGTAATTTGAATGTTTTTTTAATAGATCCTCATTTGTTTTTTTATCAAA
This DNA window, taken from Mycoplasmopsis cynos, encodes the following:
- the rplK gene encoding 50S ribosomal protein L11; this encodes MAKKEIQRVAKLQFPAGKAKPGPALAGVGVNMPEFTKAFNDATRDRGDEPVPVQITVYKDKTFEFKLFTSPASYKIKQAAKIQSGSKNAKTTIVATITKEQLREIAEYKLPDLNTKDVDAAMAIVAGTAKQMGVLVEGYDDIFKAKAAAKAAAKAEALASAKAAALEADSANLVETKGQSIEVTTHSDEKKANEGEE
- the ybeY gene encoding rRNA maturation RNase YbeY, yielding MKKYLVNINIQNKIKAPEYFINELNQIVQNFANYFEYDTKKEILLDVSIVSRNEIKLLNKQYRNKDYITDILSFDFGDKELYNKLPIIHLGELIICWDRVKRQATKFNHSIKREFCYLFTHGLIHLQGYDHEIENERIIMNNIVDEIFNPLGIKRKD
- the cdd gene encoding cytidine deaminase, with protein sequence MKFETLQELLEKAYAPYSNFPVAAIAIDENGKEYYGVNVENAAYPSGLCAERSALFGSVAYGGPIGKFKEIHIISKKDDEISPCAGCRQVMTEFMPMDALVYQYSNDGKKVRINKLIELVPYPIHMKDIK
- the era gene encoding GTPase Era; translation: MKICFASILGRPNVGKSSLINAIIGYNVAIVTDTAQTTRDQITGIYTEDDFQLIFIDTPGIHKPENKLGESLNKSAYDAIKNVDVLLFLTPADEKIGPGDKMILEKISNHSHKIAVISKVSKIKGNPQTMTQKIQELSKYSFEHIVSTDVNNLNSIYSLIDLIKDNYSYEGQAQYDEDYVTDKTIRFLAKEIIRESAINALYDELPHSIAVEVVEFNENDPEHTIIDGIIYVKKDSQKGMVIGKNASKIKEIGKIARIKIMQQLQTKVTLTLKVKVAKKWNNDPESLSRFGY